GTCCGTGGCCAGCCGCTGGGTGATCGACGCCAGCGGCGAAGCCAGGGCCCTGCTGGGGGATCCCGACCGCCGCCGTGCGCCCCTGGTGGTGGGCCTGGGGGTGGAGTGGCTGCTGCAGGTGGGGATGGCCCAGTGGCAGCCGTGGGCCGAACGACTCAGCTTCTTCCTCGGCAGCTCCTGGGTGCGGCGCGGCTACGGCTGGGTGTTTCCGATGGCGCCCGGACTGCTCAAGGTGGGAATCTGCCGGCTCGAGCCGGAGCTGCCCTCGGGCTGCGAGCCGCTCCAGGCTGAGCTGATGGGTCTGCTGGCACGGCTGGACCTGGCCCAGGCCCCGGTGCTCGACCGGCATGGCGGCCGGATCCGCAGCAGCATCCGCCGCCGGGAAGACCATGGCCTCGGCCACCTGCTGGGCCTTGGGGATGCGGTGAGCACGGCCAACCTGCTGGGCGGCGAGGGAATCCGCCACGCCATCACCAGTGCGGATGTGCTGGCTCCCCTGTTGCTGGAGGGCACGGATCCGGCCCGGCTGGCCCGCCGCTATGCCGCCCAGCTCCGCCAGGCCCTGGGCTGGCGCTGGTCGCTGAGTGGGCGACTGGCTCGCCGCACCTGGCTCTCTCTGGTGAGCGGTGCGGCGGATCAGCGGCTCGAGCGCCTGCTCAGCGCCCTGGAGAGGAGGCGAGCGGAGGATCTCTCCGCCCTGCTCTTCGACTACCGCTTCGAGCGGTACGGCCTCAGGGTGCTGCCCTACCTGGCGGGGGGCTGAGGCGCCCCGGTTCAGACCACGCCGCGGGAGGCCAGACCCAGGATCGTGCCGATGCCGAGGATGTGGCCGAGGCTGAGGGTGCCGAGCATGGCCCCGTGGCTCATGCCGCCGAACATGGCGCTGTTGGGCAGCTGCAGGCCCACGTTGGGCTGCTTGATGGTGGCTTTGCCGATCGCGATGGCGATCACGTTGCAGACGATCATCACCAGCGCCACCTTCGGCGACCAGGTGATGGTGGCGGGGGCCACAGCCAGAAGTGGAGCGAGCATGGATCACAAGCCGACGCCCCATCTTCCGGGCGAGGACGGCGGCGTTGGCACCGCCGTAAGACTTGTTCATCCAGGGGGCCGGCAGCCTCAGGGCTCCGCCGGCGGTGGCCCCTGCAGAAAGCCCAGCGCCACCACCAGATTGGCGAGGGTGAGGAAGGCTTCGGCGCCGCCGTGGAGGGGATCCACGTCCGCCAGCTGGCGCCCGAACCGCTGCTCGGCGATCACCGCCGCGCCGATCGTCACCGCCACGAACAGCAGGGTGAGCTGAAAGCCGCGCAGGGCCAGCCGGGGGAAGGCCTGCACCTGGCGGGCCCACCACAGGAAGGCGAGATAGGGCAGCAGCGAGAGCACGAACAGCGGCCCGGCGTCCACCGCCGCCAGCCGCTCCAGCAGGGCCTGCAGCAGGGGGCCGAGCCCGTTCATGGTGCCGGAGGCCGGGCCGCCTGCTGCTGGCGCAGCAGATGGAGGGCGGCCCCGGCCAGGGCGACGTTGCCCAGCAGGGTGCAGCCGGCCTGGAACACCACCAGCCCCTGGAGGGCAGGGCTGTTGTCGAACAGGTGCCAGGTGCAGGCGGCCATGGCGCTCACCAGGGCCGGCGTCATCGCCAAGGCCAGCCAGCGCCAGCCCGGTTCAGCGCGCCGCCGGCCGTAGGTCTGCACCGCCACGATCGCCACCATCCACTCCAGCACCGAGGCGATGTGGATCCACCAAGTCGGCAGTGAGAGGGCATGCATGGGCAGACTCTGCCATTGCGTTGTCTGCTCCGCGAGGGACCTGCACCGATGGGCCTGCGCTCCCGTCTGCTGCTGCCGCTCCTGATCCTGGCGGTGGCCTGGGTCCAGGAGCTGGTGGACCAGCTGCTGTTCGGCGGCCGCTGGAACCTGCCGCTGGTGCCCGGCGGGCCGGTGTGGGGCATCGTCACCGCGCCCTTCAGCCACGCCGGCTTCGGCCATCTGCTGAGCAATTCCCTCTGGTTCGTGCCCCTCTCCTGGCTGGTGCTCTCCCGGGGAATCCGCCCCTACCTGCGGGTGTGGGCGTCGGTGCTGGTGTGCTCCCTGCCGGTGTGGCTGCTGTGGCACAACGCCAGCCATGGCCTTTCCGGCGTGGTGTACGGGCTGCTGGGCTACCTGCTGGCCGCCGGGCTGGTGGAGCGCCGGCCCTGGCCGATCGTGCTGTCGCTGGTGTGCCTCACCACCTATGGCGGCCTGCTGCCGTCGCTGCTTCCCCTGCTCAGTCCGGCTGGTGTGAGCTGGATCGGCCATGCCTCCGGCTTCGTGGCCGGCCTGCTGGCTGCCTGGCTGGGGGCGCCCCTGCCCGCCCAGCAGCAGGATGCGGGTGGTGCCCGGTGGTAGGCATGGCACCGCTGCTGGCCCCGCGCCCCGTGCCCCTGCGTCCACGTCCGCTGCTGGTGGGCTACTACGGCGAGCACAACCTGGGCGACGACGCCCTGCTGGAGGTGCTGCTGGCCGCGCTGCCGGCCGGCTGCCGGCCCACCGTGACGGCCCGCGACCAATCCCTGGTGCAGCGCCGCTACGGCGTGGCCACGGTGGACCGCACCAGCCTGGCGGCGGTGCTGGAGGCGGTGGGCCGCTGCGATGCCCTGGTGTTCGGCGGCGGCAGCCTGCTGCAGGACAGCACCAGCTTTCTGAGCCTGGTGTACTACGCCACGCTGGTGCTGCTGGCCCGCAGCCAGGGCAAGCCGGTGCTGCTGTGGGGACAGGGACTGGGTCCGCTCCGCCGGAAGCGCAGCCGCTGGCTGGTGCGGGGACTGCTGCCGCTGGTCACCGCGGTGAGCTGGCGGGACCCGGCCTCGGCGGCCCTGGCAAGGAGCCTCGGACGCCGAGGCGAGGGCGCCGTGGGGGCCGATCCGGTGTGGAGCGTCGCACCGGAGCTGTGGCGCGGCGAAGGCGGGCCGATCGTGCTCTGCTTCCGGCCCACGCCACAGCTGGAGGGTGAGGGCTGGAGGCCGTGGCTGCAGGCCCTCGAGGGGCTGGCTCCGGAGCGGGAACTGATCTGGCTGCCGTTCCACGCCCATCAGGACCGGGGCCTGCTGGCGTCCCTGCGGGCGCAGGGGCTGCTCAGCCCGGCCCTGGCGGCCCGCAGCCGCGAACTCAGCCCCGACCGTCCGCGGGAGGCCATGCGGCTCTGCGCCGGCAGTGGCCTGGTGCTGGCCATGCGCCTGCACGGCCTGATCCTGGCCGCCGCCGCCGGGGCGCCCACGGCCGCCCTCAGCTACGACCCCAAGGTGGAGGCGGCCGCCTCCGCCCTCGGCTGCCCCTGCCACCGCCTCGATCAACCACCCCCCGCCGGCCTCACCGCCCGCTGGCAGGCCTGCCTCGATGCCCCCCCCGATCCGGAGCGGGTGCGTCAGCTCAGGCAGTCCACCCAGGTGCATGCCCGCCTGCTTGCCAGGCTGGCCTGAGATTCGCCACAGGGAGGCGCCCATGCGCGCAGTGGGCTACCAGCGGTCGGCGGAGCTCGGTTCGCCGCACTACCTGCTGGATCTGGAGCTGCCGGAGCCCCAGCCAGGGGAGCACGACCTGCTGGTGCGGCTGGAGGCGGTGGCGGTGAACCCGGTGGATCTCAAGGTGCGACAGCGGGAAGTGCCGCCGGCCGGGGGCTGGCGGGTCCTGGGCTGGGACGCGGTGGGTCGCGTCCAGGCCCTCGGGTCCGCGGTGAGCGGCTTCACCCCGGGCGAGAGGGTGTGGTATGCCGGGTCCCTGCCGCGCCAGGGCAGCAACGCCGAGCTGCAGCGGGTGGATCACCGGCTGGTGGCGGCGGCCCCCGGCTCCCTCTCCGCCGCGGAGGCTGCCGCCCTGCCGCTCACGGCCATCACGGCCTGGGAACTGCTGTTCGATCGCCTGCGGCTGCCCCAGCACCCCGAGGCCGGGCATGGCCAGGCGCTGCTGGTGGTGGGGGCCGCCGGCGGGGTGGGCTCGATTCTGGTGCAGTTGCTGCGGGCGCTCACCGGCCTCACGGTGGTGGGCACCGCCTCACGGCCGGAGAGCCGGGCCTGGGTGCTCGCGCTGGGTGCCCACCACGTGCTGAACCACCAGCTCCCGCTGCGGCCCCAGCTGGAGGCCCTGGGCATCGGCGGGGTGGAGTGGGCCGTGGGCCTCACCCACACCGACCGGCACTTCGAGGCCCTGGTGGATGTGCTTCGCCCCCAGGGGGCCCTGGCCCTGATCGACGACCCTGACCCAGCCGCGCTCAACCTGCTGGCCCTCAAGCGCAAGAGCCTTTCCCTGCACTGGGAGTTCATGTTCACCCGCTCTCTGTTCGGCACCGCAGACATGGCGGAGCAGGGGCGCCTGCTGCAGCGCCTGGCGGACCTGGTGGAGGGGGGCCTGGTGCGCAGCACCCTGCAGGACCACCGGGGCCGGATCAATGCAGCGAATCTGGAGAGCGCCCATCGGCAGCTGGCCAGCGGCCACAGCCTTGGCAAGGTGGTGCTGGAAGGCTTCTAGGTGTGGAGCCTGACCAGGCCCACCCGCTCTGCGAGGGCCGCTTTGGTGGTCCCGCCATCGCGGCCCACAGCCCTCAGCGTGTTCACACAGCCCCCTGCGTGTTGCCTGCTCTCTGGCAAAAGACAATCATTCGCATAAAGCTCACCGAGCTCACCTTTCAATGTAGAAATATTTAGTTGTGGTGATTGTTGCCATGGGAAAATTATCTTGTAGATAGCCCTAGGCATGCCTAGCAAGTTACGCGGTCTCCAATGATCTCATTCTCGGGAGGATGTTGATCATGGGCCTTCGCATTGTATTGAGAGCGCCGCTCAGGCGCGCGATTGTGGGTACTTCCGGACGGGATAGTGTTCGATCGAGGCGCTTAAGAATTGCCAACAAAGGGTCGATCAAGCTTCTGGGAAGAAACGACCGGATCAGTAGCCGCTACGCGATGGAATTGAAAGGGATCATCTCGATGGGGGCTGGTCATGATGTCATTACGGGTAGGAGGGACATTCGAGTTCTAGGGCCGGAGGCCGACGGTTCAGGAGAAATTATCACGGGGCGCGGCAATGATGTGCTGAAGTCAAGAAGGAGATTGTTCCTGGGTGATTCCGATCTTGACACTGGAAAAGGAAATGATAGGGTCATGGCATCGGAAATAGCGTTTAATGGGCCATTTGTAGAAACAGGGTCTGGGGACGATATTATTCATGCAAAAAATAGCATGTATCATGATATTGGCTGGTTGAGGA
This portion of the Cyanobium sp. NIES-981 genome encodes:
- the psaK gene encoding photosystem I reaction center subunit PsaK is translated as MLAPLLAVAPATITWSPKVALVMIVCNVIAIAIGKATIKQPNVGLQLPNSAMFGGMSHGAMLGTLSLGHILGIGTILGLASRGVV
- the csaB gene encoding polysaccharide pyruvyl transferase CsaB; the encoded protein is MPLRPRPLLVGYYGEHNLGDDALLEVLLAALPAGCRPTVTARDQSLVQRRYGVATVDRTSLAAVLEAVGRCDALVFGGGSLLQDSTSFLSLVYYATLVLLARSQGKPVLLWGQGLGPLRRKRSRWLVRGLLPLVTAVSWRDPASAALARSLGRRGEGAVGADPVWSVAPELWRGEGGPIVLCFRPTPQLEGEGWRPWLQALEGLAPERELIWLPFHAHQDRGLLASLRAQGLLSPALAARSRELSPDRPREAMRLCAGSGLVLAMRLHGLILAAAAGAPTAALSYDPKVEAAASALGCPCHRLDQPPPAGLTARWQACLDAPPDPERVRQLRQSTQVHARLLARLA
- a CDS encoding DUF2499 domain-containing protein, encoding MHALSLPTWWIHIASVLEWMVAIVAVQTYGRRRAEPGWRWLALAMTPALVSAMAACTWHLFDNSPALQGLVVFQAGCTLLGNVALAGAALHLLRQQQAARPPAP
- a CDS encoding DUF3593 domain-containing protein, which codes for MNGLGPLLQALLERLAAVDAGPLFVLSLLPYLAFLWWARQVQAFPRLALRGFQLTLLFVAVTIGAAVIAEQRFGRQLADVDPLHGGAEAFLTLANLVVALGFLQGPPPAEP
- a CDS encoding NAD(P)/FAD-dependent oxidoreductase, giving the protein MDVLVVGAGPAGGRLARHLAAAGVRVMLVDRLDDLARAAFSSAAVPQSAVEGLALPEEVIAARWRAWHLVGPAGRARVWRSSRPLGAVLDFAALRRWQADEAAALGARVVLGWRAVASSHCGGRMRTWLRHGRGGRLVSVASRWVIDASGEARALLGDPDRRRAPLVVGLGVEWLLQVGMAQWQPWAERLSFFLGSSWVRRGYGWVFPMAPGLLKVGICRLEPELPSGCEPLQAELMGLLARLDLAQAPVLDRHGGRIRSSIRRREDHGLGHLLGLGDAVSTANLLGGEGIRHAITSADVLAPLLLEGTDPARLARRYAAQLRQALGWRWSLSGRLARRTWLSLVSGAADQRLERLLSALERRRAEDLSALLFDYRFERYGLRVLPYLAGG
- a CDS encoding zinc-binding alcohol dehydrogenase family protein, with product MRAVGYQRSAELGSPHYLLDLELPEPQPGEHDLLVRLEAVAVNPVDLKVRQREVPPAGGWRVLGWDAVGRVQALGSAVSGFTPGERVWYAGSLPRQGSNAELQRVDHRLVAAAPGSLSAAEAAALPLTAITAWELLFDRLRLPQHPEAGHGQALLVVGAAGGVGSILVQLLRALTGLTVVGTASRPESRAWVLALGAHHVLNHQLPLRPQLEALGIGGVEWAVGLTHTDRHFEALVDVLRPQGALALIDDPDPAALNLLALKRKSLSLHWEFMFTRSLFGTADMAEQGRLLQRLADLVEGGLVRSTLQDHRGRINAANLESAHRQLASGHSLGKVVLEGF
- a CDS encoding rhomboid family intramembrane serine protease, yielding MGLRSRLLLPLLILAVAWVQELVDQLLFGGRWNLPLVPGGPVWGIVTAPFSHAGFGHLLSNSLWFVPLSWLVLSRGIRPYLRVWASVLVCSLPVWLLWHNASHGLSGVVYGLLGYLLAAGLVERRPWPIVLSLVCLTTYGGLLPSLLPLLSPAGVSWIGHASGFVAGLLAAWLGAPLPAQQQDAGGARW